CTCGCTGGATGGAGAGGGGCTGGCCACGCTGTACGCGGCGGGCCTGTTCAACGGCGACGAGGCGCGCGAGCAGGCGACGGCGCGGGTGGCCGAGTTGCTGCCCAAGGCCGAGCCGGGTAGCGTCCGCGAGGTCTCGCTGCGCACGCTCGACCTGCTGCTGCGCGGGGTGCCCACGCGCACGCATCGGCCCACGCCGCAGACGCAGGCCGAGGTGCTCCAGGCGGTGCTCAGCCACCCGAAGCTGCACGAGGCCGTGCGGCAGGGCAAGGTGTCGAACATCGGCCGGGCGATCAACGCGACGGCGCCCGAGAACATGGAGGCGCAGAAGGAGAGCGTCATCGCCCTGGGCGTGATGCTGGCCGATGCGCCACCGGAGATGGCCACCGATGCCGCGCTGTTCTGGCAGACCGTACCTCGCATCAAGGAACTGAGCGACGAGCGCAAGGAAGCGATCCGCGTCGGGCTGGTGGACATGATGCGCCGGGCGGTGGAGGCGACGGACGAGGAGGGCGAGCCTGTGCTGGGCGAGACGCTTGCCTACGTCGAGAACGCGCTGAAGCAAATCGATGGCGCGGCGGCGCGGGGGATGCTGATCGACCATGCGATGCCCGAGATGACCATCACGTGGTCGAGCGATTCGTCCATCACGTCGTTCGATGACCTGAAGGGCAACGTGGTGGTGATCGACTTCTGGGCCACGTGGTGCGGCCCGTGCATCGCCAGCTTTCCGAAGGTGCGCGAGCTGCAGGAGTATTACAAGGGCAAGCCGGTCAAGATCATCGGCGTGACAAGCCTGCAGGGCGCGGTCTACGGGCTGCCGGGCGAAGAGGGCCCGGTCGACTGCGAGGGTGACCCGCAGAAGGAGCACGAGCTGATGCCCGCCGTGATGGAGGCGCACGACGTGACGTGGCCGGTGGTGTTTACCGAGCAGAACGTCTTCAACCCCGACTTTAACGTCAACGGCATTCCGCACGTGGCGATCGTGGATGGGCAGGGCAGGGTGCGCTTCAATGGCATGCACCCGGCGGCCCCGATGGACGAGAAGACCGAGAAGATCGATGCGCTGCTGAAGGAGATGGGCGTGGAGCCGCCGGCGCCGGCCAACGCCAAGCCCAGGAGCGAGCCCCAAGAGAACAAGCCGCAGGGCTGACGCCACTGCAGAACGATCACCAGCAGGGGCCGCGGGCTTGCTCGCGGGCCCCTTTTTCGTGCGC
This portion of the Phycisphaerales bacterium genome encodes:
- a CDS encoding TlpA disulfide reductase family protein; the protein is MPSIPTRTLTPAIALLMAAGTALAQADEHQDQPQAVAQQGEQAAGPVDLDALVEAYYEEWDAVRASGEATFDAWIELHRKTLSQVDLGSLDGEGLATLYAAGLFNGDEAREQATARVAELLPKAEPGSVREVSLRTLDLLLRGVPTRTHRPTPQTQAEVLQAVLSHPKLHEAVRQGKVSNIGRAINATAPENMEAQKESVIALGVMLADAPPEMATDAALFWQTVPRIKELSDERKEAIRVGLVDMMRRAVEATDEEGEPVLGETLAYVENALKQIDGAAARGMLIDHAMPEMTITWSSDSSITSFDDLKGNVVVIDFWATWCGPCIASFPKVRELQEYYKGKPVKIIGVTSLQGAVYGLPGEEGPVDCEGDPQKEHELMPAVMEAHDVTWPVVFTEQNVFNPDFNVNGIPHVAIVDGQGRVRFNGMHPAAPMDEKTEKIDALLKEMGVEPPAPANAKPRSEPQENKPQG